GCGCCAATGAATACCTCTCTCCGAAAGGATTCATCCTGCCGTATCCGATTGATGACGGTTTCATGAAAATTTCTAGTCAGCATCGTGGTCACAGCTTTTTCCTTCTCTTGTATTTCACCCAGAGGGATTTTGCCTGCCTGATATCCGTTGATTGAGTCTTTTTTGTGCCACCACCCAGAAGGATCACCAGGTTTTGACCATCCCATCCATAGTAGACTCGCAGGCCAGGTCCATAATGGATACGAAGCTCATGGACACCATCCCCAATACTTTTGGAAATAGAATTATTTCCTTGTCCCAATCGATAGATGGCAATCGTCACATGGTTGGCCGCCTTGCCATCCAGTCTGGTGAACCATTTTTCAAATGGAGAGCGTCCGGCATCATCAAGATATTCCTGAATCTGGGCAGTCATGTGATTATGGTATATTCTTTCATTTCAATTCCACATCAAACAAAAAAAGGAGGGCATTTCTGCCCCCCTTTTTCTCAACTTTCAAACTTCTTGGCTTGCAGCGTGATCAGAAGGCCATTTTGACAGCCGCCTGCACGGTATGCATTGTATCGGCTGCGCTGGCGGCGGTTTTCCCGGGGCCATCGCCGGTTTTGACAGCGGTGCCGCCCAGGAGCAGGGTGGTACCTTTGTCGATTTCGGTGCTGAGCATCAGGCTGCCACCCCAGGCATCATCATAGACAGCCTGAGCGCCACCCGCCATGGGCTGATCTTTGACGACGGCGGCATAGTCAAGCATGGGGTTGATTTTCCAGCCTTGGGCATTCAGGATCAGGCCGGCACCGACGCCCCACATGTTTTGGCTCACGTTGGAGACACCCGTTGATGTCGCGAAGGTCCGCATCAACTTCACGCCACCGGGTCCACCTTGATCCCACGTTGCGGACCAGACTTGGTTTCTCGGGGTGATGTTGGTGAAATTCTTGCTGGAATAGAAGCCGTAGCCTTCCCAGCCACCGAAGCCGGTTTTGCCATCCAACCGCACGGCACCCAGACCACCGCCACCCTTCAACTGGCTGACTTGGGTCGCATTGCCGAGCAGCGGGCTGCCATCATCCAGACCTGCTTCCCAGATCAAGGTACCGGTTGCATTCACACCGGCGAAGTCGCCACCGGCTGTTGCGGCCAGCCAGAAATCTTCGGCTCTGTTGATATTGTTGGAGATGAAGCCACCTTTGCCGCCATTGAAGTAGGCACCGGTCACTTGA
The sequence above is a segment of the Magnetococcales bacterium genome. Coding sequences within it:
- a CDS encoding type II toxin-antitoxin system RelE/ParE family toxin produces the protein MTAQIQEYLDDAGRSPFEKWFTRLDGKAANHVTIAIYRLGQGNNSISKSIGDGVHELRIHYGPGLRVYYGWDGQNLVILLGGGTKKTQSTDIRQAKSLWVKYKRRKKL